The Halomonas elongata DSM 2581 DNA segment AGAAAGCCATGGACGAGGGCGAAAAGGAAGACACCAAGAGCCAGGACGATCCTCAGGCGCGAGTCAGCCATGACGACGAAGGCACGACCTACGACGTCAAGGCCGAGCGCAAGGCAGAGGAACAGGACGAGCGCAA contains these protein-coding regions:
- the tatA gene encoding Sec-independent protein translocase subunit TatA; amino-acid sequence: MLGGISIWQLLIVLGIIILIFGTKKLRNVGGDLGGAVKGFKKAMDEGEKEDTKSQDDPQARVSHDDEGTTYDVKAERKAEEQDERK